A single region of the Streptomyces sp. NBC_01262 genome encodes:
- a CDS encoding thiolase family protein, with protein sequence MPRTARDVVFVDGVRTPFGKAGPKGIYHETRADDLVIKSIRELLRRNPSLPPERIDEVAVAATTQIGDQGLTLGRTAAILAGLPKSVPGFSIDRMCAGALTAVTTTAGGIAFGAYDVVVAGGVEHMGRHPMGEGVDPNPRFVSEKLVDDSALFMGMTAENLHDRFPHITKQRADEYAVRSQEKAAKAYANGKIQQDLVPISVRRSNPEAGETGWGLATQDEPMRPGTTLESLASLKTPFRAHGRVTAGNAAGLNDGATASLLAAEEVAQELGLPIRARLVSYAFVGVEPEVMGVGPIPATEKALAKAGLTIDDIGLFEINEAFAVQVLSLLDHYGIADDDPRVNQYGGAIAFGHPLASSGVRLITQLARQFEDAPHVRYGLTTMCVGFGMGGTIIWENPHFEGNK encoded by the coding sequence GTGCCTCGTACCGCTAGGGATGTCGTCTTCGTCGACGGCGTCCGCACCCCGTTCGGCAAGGCGGGCCCGAAGGGCATCTATCACGAGACCCGCGCCGACGATCTCGTGATCAAGTCCATCCGGGAGCTGCTGCGGCGCAACCCGAGCCTGCCCCCGGAGCGTATCGACGAGGTCGCGGTCGCCGCGACCACGCAGATCGGCGACCAGGGCCTGACCCTGGGCCGCACCGCCGCGATCCTGGCCGGGCTGCCGAAGTCCGTCCCCGGCTTCTCGATCGACCGGATGTGCGCCGGCGCGCTGACCGCCGTGACGACGACGGCCGGCGGCATCGCCTTCGGCGCGTACGACGTGGTCGTGGCCGGCGGCGTGGAGCACATGGGCCGCCACCCGATGGGCGAGGGCGTGGACCCCAACCCGCGCTTCGTGTCGGAGAAGCTGGTCGACGACTCCGCCCTGTTCATGGGCATGACGGCGGAGAACCTGCACGACCGCTTCCCGCACATCACCAAGCAGCGCGCGGACGAGTACGCGGTCCGCTCGCAGGAGAAGGCCGCCAAGGCGTACGCCAACGGCAAGATCCAGCAGGACCTGGTGCCGATCTCCGTGCGGCGCAGCAACCCCGAGGCCGGCGAGACCGGCTGGGGCCTGGCCACGCAGGACGAGCCGATGCGCCCGGGGACCACCCTGGAGAGCCTGGCGAGCCTGAAGACCCCCTTCCGCGCCCACGGCCGTGTCACGGCCGGCAACGCGGCGGGCCTGAACGACGGCGCCACCGCCTCCCTGCTCGCCGCCGAGGAGGTCGCGCAGGAGCTGGGTCTGCCGATCCGCGCCCGCCTGGTCTCGTACGCCTTCGTGGGCGTCGAGCCGGAGGTGATGGGCGTCGGCCCGATCCCGGCGACCGAGAAGGCCCTCGCCAAAGCGGGCCTGACGATCGACGACATCGGCCTGTTCGAGATCAACGAGGCGTTCGCCGTCCAGGTGCTCTCGCTCCTGGACCACTACGGGATCGCGGACGACGACCCGCGCGTCAACCAGTACGGCGGCGCCATCGCGTTCGGCCACCCGCTGGCCTCCTCCGGCGTACGGCTGATCACGCAGCTCGCCCGGCAGTTCGAGGACGCCCCCCACGTGCGCTACGGCCTGACGACGATGTGCGTCGGCTTCGGCATGGGCGGGACCATCATCTGGGAGAACCCGCACTTCGAGGGGAACAAGTGA
- the hemE gene encoding uroporphyrinogen decarboxylase, producing MGVSAHQQTAASPFIRACRRESVPHTPVWFMRQAGRSLPEYLKVREGIPMLESCMRPELVTEITLQPVRRHKVDAAVYYSDIVVPLKAIGLDIDIKPGVGPVVAQPIRTRADLARLRDLEPDDVGYVTEAIGMLTGELGATPLIGFAGAPFTLASYLIEGGPSRSYERTKAMMYGDPDLWADLIDRLAAITTGFLKVQIEAGASAVQLFDSWAGALAPQEYRRYVMPASVKVFDAVAGYGVPRIHYGVGTGELLGLMGEAGADVVGVDWRVPLEEAARRVGPGKALQGNLDPAVLFAPTAAVEAKAREVLASASSEAVPGHIFNLGHGVHPSTDPDALTRLVDFVHTETAV from the coding sequence TTGGGCGTGAGTGCGCACCAGCAGACCGCTGCTTCCCCGTTCATCCGCGCGTGCCGACGCGAGTCCGTGCCCCACACCCCGGTGTGGTTCATGCGCCAGGCCGGCCGCTCGCTGCCCGAGTACCTCAAGGTGCGCGAGGGCATCCCGATGCTCGAATCGTGCATGCGGCCCGAACTCGTCACCGAGATCACGCTGCAGCCGGTACGCCGCCACAAGGTCGACGCGGCCGTCTACTACAGCGACATCGTGGTGCCGCTCAAGGCCATCGGCCTCGACATCGACATCAAGCCCGGCGTCGGCCCGGTCGTCGCCCAGCCCATCCGCACCCGGGCCGACCTGGCGCGGCTGCGCGACCTGGAGCCGGACGACGTCGGTTACGTCACCGAGGCGATCGGCATGCTCACGGGCGAGCTGGGCGCGACCCCGCTGATCGGCTTCGCCGGCGCGCCTTTCACCCTCGCGAGCTACCTGATCGAGGGCGGGCCGTCGCGGTCGTACGAGCGTACGAAGGCGATGATGTACGGCGACCCCGACCTGTGGGCCGACCTCATCGACCGCCTCGCCGCCATCACGACCGGCTTCCTGAAGGTCCAGATCGAGGCGGGCGCCAGCGCGGTCCAGCTCTTCGACTCCTGGGCCGGGGCGCTGGCCCCGCAGGAGTACCGGCGGTATGTGATGCCCGCCTCGGTCAAGGTCTTCGACGCGGTCGCGGGGTACGGGGTGCCCCGCATCCACTACGGCGTCGGCACGGGCGAGCTGCTGGGCCTCATGGGCGAGGCCGGCGCCGATGTCGTCGGCGTCGACTGGCGGGTGCCGCTGGAGGAGGCCGCGCGCCGGGTCGGCCCCGGCAAGGCGCTGCAGGGCAACCTCGACCCGGCCGTCCTGTTCGCCCCGACGGCCGCCGTCGAGGCCAAGGCCCGCGAGGTGCTGGCCTCGGCCTCGTCGGAGGCCGTGCCCGGGCACATCTTCAACCTCGGGCACGGCGTGCATCCGTCGACCGACCCGGACGCGCTGACCCGGCTTGTGGACTTCGTCCACACCGAGACAGCGGTCTGA
- a CDS encoding NTP pyrophosphohydrolase — translation MDNDSDPRPLVIIDAANTVGSVPDGWWRDRHGATVRLRDALAPLAGLGLPATAPGVPGWAAAPPLDLVLVVEGAARGVPPVPGVRVEAAPGSGDDLIAELAADAEAAEGGRRCLVITADRELRARVTAHGALVAGPRVVRPPAG, via the coding sequence GTGGACAACGACAGCGATCCGCGGCCCCTGGTGATCATCGACGCCGCCAACACCGTGGGGTCCGTCCCCGACGGCTGGTGGCGCGACCGGCACGGCGCCACCGTGCGGCTCCGTGACGCCCTCGCGCCCCTCGCCGGGCTCGGCCTTCCCGCCACCGCCCCGGGCGTCCCGGGCTGGGCCGCCGCGCCGCCGCTGGACCTCGTGCTGGTCGTCGAGGGCGCCGCGCGGGGCGTGCCGCCGGTCCCGGGGGTACGGGTCGAGGCGGCCCCGGGCAGCGGGGACGACCTCATCGCCGAGCTGGCGGCGGACGCCGAGGCTGCCGAGGGCGGGCGGCGGTGCCTGGTCATCACGGCCGACCGTGAGTTGCGGGCCCGGGTGACGGCGCACGGCGCGCTCGTCGCGGGCCCGAGGGTGGTGCGGCCCCCGGCCGGTTGA
- a CDS encoding DsbA family protein, whose product MRKSKAKAPKAPKAPKAGRGGRWRPYAGTVVALVVVFGGSALIGAHVRGQKATEVKVPTGAVATDGFGLPVKPTVPVALTVYEDLRSPQSKAFAQEYAAVFTGLLATGQVEIDYRLVTQSDTDNGGRGALTAANAAACAQDQGQFAEYVDKLWAVQPADVTDDGLNSETLLKKVGTEVKKLDAAKFVPCVQGGDHDGWVRKSQQAFTAAGFTTVPVVQVNGETLADPTPAKLRTLVKSAVAKAESDTATATPTATATS is encoded by the coding sequence ATGAGGAAGTCCAAGGCGAAGGCCCCCAAGGCACCGAAGGCACCGAAGGCGGGGCGCGGCGGCAGGTGGCGGCCGTACGCGGGGACGGTGGTGGCGCTGGTGGTCGTGTTCGGCGGGTCCGCGCTCATCGGGGCGCATGTGCGCGGCCAGAAGGCGACTGAGGTCAAGGTGCCGACCGGCGCGGTCGCGACGGACGGCTTCGGCCTGCCGGTCAAGCCGACGGTGCCCGTGGCCCTGACCGTGTACGAGGACCTGCGCAGCCCGCAGTCCAAGGCCTTCGCCCAGGAGTACGCGGCCGTCTTCACCGGGCTGCTGGCCACCGGCCAGGTCGAGATCGACTACCGGCTGGTGACGCAGTCCGACACCGACAACGGCGGGCGCGGCGCGCTCACCGCTGCCAACGCGGCCGCCTGCGCCCAGGACCAGGGGCAGTTCGCCGAGTACGTCGACAAGCTGTGGGCGGTGCAGCCGGCCGACGTCACCGACGACGGCCTCAACAGCGAGACGCTGCTCAAGAAGGTCGGCACGGAAGTGAAGAAGCTCGACGCCGCCAAGTTCGTGCCCTGCGTCCAGGGCGGCGACCACGACGGCTGGGTCCGCAAGTCCCAGCAGGCCTTCACCGCCGCCGGCTTCACCACGGTCCCCGTCGTGCAGGTCAACGGCGAAACCCTCGCCGACCCCACCCCGGCCAAGCTCCGCACCCTCGTGAAGAGCGCCGTCGCCAAGGCCGAGTCGGACACCGCCACGGCGACCCCGACCGCCACGGCTACTTCGTGA
- a CDS encoding 3-hydroxyacyl-CoA dehydrogenase NAD-binding domain-containing protein: MTTTAELLKGAAELFPDEVVTQAHVRHIDLPGAGRFALITLDNGLDHTKPTTFGPQSLANLDKAIDQVEAEAAAGSITGVGVTGKPFIFAVGADLKGVELLKNHDDALAIGKGGHEVFKRLSDVGVPTFAYYNGAAMGGGVEVGLHCAYRTVSAALPAFSLPEVFLGLVPGWGGCTILPNLIGADRAVSVIIENSLNQNKQLKGEQVYELGIADALFEGADFLEQSLLWTAAVLKGEIQVVRPDVDRGEGWDKAVARGRFIADSKVHGAAPAAYRALDIIEAAKNGDLQQGFDAEDVALADLIMGGELRSGIYAFNLVQKRGKRPAGAPDKSLARPVSKVGVVGAGLMASQLALLFARRLEVPVVLTDIDQERVDKGVGYVHGEIDKLLLKGRVNQDKANRLKALVSGSLDKAAAFGDADFVIEAVFEEIGVKQQVFAEVEAVVSPTAILATNTSSLSVSEMASKLEHPERVVGFHFFNPVAILPLLEIVRGEQTDDASLATAFGVAKKLKKTAVLVKDAPAFVVNRILTRFMGEIQNVIDEGTPVAVAEKAVEPLGLPMSPLVLLELVGPAIGLHVSETLNRAFPDRFTVSPNLTAVVKAGKRGFYVYDSGKPELDPEVAALLKQGDSVLSEDQVRARVLDAVAQEIGLMLAEGVVAEAQDIDLCLITGAGWPFHLGGITPYLDREGVSDRVNGKPFLAPGVASVPA, encoded by the coding sequence GTGACCACCACCGCTGAGCTGTTGAAGGGCGCGGCCGAGCTGTTCCCCGACGAGGTCGTCACGCAGGCGCACGTGCGCCACATCGACCTCCCCGGCGCGGGGCGCTTCGCGCTCATCACGCTGGACAACGGCCTGGACCACACCAAGCCGACCACCTTCGGGCCGCAGTCGCTGGCCAACCTCGACAAGGCGATCGACCAGGTCGAGGCCGAGGCCGCCGCCGGTTCCATCACCGGCGTCGGCGTCACGGGCAAGCCGTTCATCTTCGCGGTCGGCGCCGACCTCAAGGGCGTCGAGCTGCTGAAGAACCACGACGACGCGCTCGCCATCGGCAAGGGCGGCCACGAGGTCTTCAAGCGGCTGTCGGACGTCGGCGTCCCGACCTTCGCGTACTACAACGGCGCGGCCATGGGCGGCGGCGTCGAGGTCGGCCTGCACTGCGCCTACCGCACCGTCTCCGCCGCGCTGCCCGCCTTCTCCCTCCCCGAGGTCTTCCTGGGCCTCGTCCCCGGCTGGGGCGGCTGCACGATCCTGCCGAACCTGATCGGCGCGGACCGCGCGGTCTCGGTCATCATCGAGAACTCGCTCAACCAGAACAAGCAGCTCAAGGGCGAGCAGGTCTACGAACTGGGCATCGCCGACGCGCTGTTCGAGGGCGCGGACTTCCTGGAGCAGTCCCTGCTGTGGACCGCCGCCGTCCTCAAGGGCGAGATCCAGGTCGTACGCCCCGACGTCGACCGCGGCGAGGGCTGGGACAAGGCCGTCGCCCGTGGCCGCTTCATCGCCGACTCCAAGGTGCACGGCGCCGCCCCGGCCGCGTACCGCGCCCTGGACATCATCGAGGCCGCCAAGAACGGCGACCTCCAGCAGGGCTTCGACGCCGAGGACGTGGCGCTGGCCGACCTCATCATGGGCGGCGAACTGCGCAGCGGCATCTACGCCTTCAACCTCGTCCAAAAGCGCGGCAAGCGCCCTGCCGGGGCCCCGGACAAGAGCCTGGCCCGCCCGGTCAGCAAGGTCGGCGTGGTCGGCGCGGGCCTGATGGCCTCGCAGCTCGCGCTGCTGTTCGCGCGCCGCCTCGAAGTGCCGGTGGTCCTCACCGACATCGACCAGGAGCGCGTCGACAAGGGTGTGGGCTACGTCCACGGCGAGATCGACAAGCTGCTGCTGAAGGGCCGCGTCAACCAGGACAAGGCCAACCGCCTCAAGGCCCTGGTCTCCGGTTCCCTCGACAAGGCCGCGGCCTTCGGTGACGCGGACTTCGTCATCGAGGCGGTCTTCGAGGAGATCGGCGTCAAGCAGCAGGTCTTCGCCGAGGTCGAGGCGGTCGTCTCCCCGACGGCCATCCTGGCCACCAACACCTCCTCGCTGTCGGTGAGCGAGATGGCGTCGAAGCTGGAGCACCCCGAGCGGGTCGTCGGCTTCCACTTCTTCAACCCCGTCGCGATCCTCCCGCTGCTGGAGATCGTCCGCGGCGAGCAGACCGACGACGCCTCGCTGGCCACGGCCTTCGGTGTCGCCAAGAAGCTCAAGAAGACCGCCGTCCTGGTGAAGGACGCCCCCGCGTTCGTCGTCAACCGCATCCTCACCCGCTTCATGGGCGAGATCCAGAACGTCATCGACGAGGGCACCCCCGTCGCGGTGGCCGAAAAGGCCGTCGAGCCCCTCGGCCTCCCGATGTCCCCCCTCGTCCTCCTGGAGCTCGTCGGCCCCGCGATCGGCCTCCACGTCTCGGAGACCCTCAACCGGGCCTTCCCCGACCGCTTCACCGTCTCCCCCAACCTCACCGCCGTCGTCAAGGCCGGCAAGCGCGGCTTCTACGTCTACGACTCCGGCAAGCCCGAACTCGACCCCGAGGTCGCCGCCCTCCTCAAGCAGGGCGACAGCGTCCTGTCCGAGGACCAGGTCCGCGCCCGCGTCCTGGACGCCGTCGCCCAGGAAATCGGCCTCATGCTCGCCGAAGGCGTCGTCGCCGAGGCCCAGGACATCGACCTCTGCCTCATCACCGGCGCCGGCTGGCCCTTCCACCTCGGCGGCATCACGCCGTACCTGGACCGCGAAGGCGTCAGCGACCGCGTCAACGGCAAGCCCTTCCTGGCCCCGGGCGTCGCCAGCGTCCCGGCGTAG
- a CDS encoding DUF3000 domain-containing protein, whose product MAAAHGHLSDGDSAPLPFQHAVDALLRARVRHEVELDPTPPPKRLAPHAYALEATVVVDGDELADGRLVLLYDPAGPEAWHGTFRLVTLVRAELEPEMAADPLLPEVSWSWLTGALETHGAGFGEPSGTVSRSSSHYFGGLAGREDSTQIEIRASWTPREGTGGVPDVAAHLAGWCDLLCTSAGLPPVPDGAGPRAVVPLPNRRGPQQSH is encoded by the coding sequence ATGGCAGCGGCTCATGGGCACCTCTCGGACGGGGACAGCGCCCCTCTCCCCTTCCAGCACGCGGTCGACGCACTGCTGCGCGCTCGCGTACGGCACGAGGTCGAGCTGGATCCGACCCCGCCGCCGAAGCGGCTCGCCCCGCACGCGTACGCGCTCGAGGCGACCGTCGTCGTGGACGGCGACGAGCTGGCCGACGGCCGCCTCGTCCTGCTCTACGACCCGGCCGGGCCGGAGGCCTGGCACGGCACCTTCCGGCTCGTCACCCTGGTGCGCGCCGAGCTGGAGCCGGAGATGGCGGCGGATCCACTGCTCCCCGAGGTGAGCTGGTCCTGGCTGACCGGCGCGCTGGAGACGCACGGCGCGGGCTTCGGCGAGCCCAGCGGCACGGTGTCGCGCAGCTCGTCGCACTACTTCGGCGGGCTGGCGGGGCGTGAGGACTCGACCCAGATCGAGATCCGGGCCTCCTGGACCCCGCGCGAGGGCACCGGCGGGGTGCCGGATGTCGCGGCCCATCTGGCGGGCTGGTGCGACCTGTTGTGCACGAGCGCCGGACTGCCGCCGGTGCCGGACGGCGCCGGGCCCAGGGCCGTCGTGCCGCTGCCGAACCGACGGGGCCCGCAGCAGTCACACTGA
- a CDS encoding beta-galactosidase — protein MATRRRVPRAMAAALLGAAMLAAAAPCAAPKAKAAHTIAYDEHSYMIDGKRLYVWSGEFHYWRLPSPAAWRDVLQKMKAGGFNATSIYFDWGFHSPARGEYDFTGIRDVDRLLDMAAEVGIYVIARPGPYINAETDGGGFPGWLSTQKGHARSTAPDYLAAADEWLSRIDPLIARHQLADGRGTVIAYQVENELYTDTPDGHAYIRHLVAKAKADGITVPLLGNHKGVFTRELDIDGYDRYPQEFDCSHPDVWSPLPDMAFAHNKGEPLYLPEFQGGAFDPWGGVGYDKCRQLTNGDFEKAAYENNIASGSTMQNFYMVHGGTSWGYLAAPSQVYSSYDYGAPISEDRRLTEKYLVDKRLGYLVQAVAPLTRTDAVGDRTTGAVLERVRRDPATGTVVTVVRHKDVNDKSTDSVRIALGAHRDVPVVIAGRDSKLLVSDYPMDHQRLEYSTSEIMTHGAFGDRDLALLYGRRGQAGRTVLRYAAEPKVTVLAGDVQHRWADGTLRLDYTHRGLAKVLVEPPGGGTPLLLLLADDATADTFWRQDTARGPVLVRGPELVRTARYEGGELRLTGDTDRATAIEVFDGGRATSVTWNGRAVTGGRLAGPAPVTLPALTGWRFTRDTPEAGPAYDDSGWRTAAPGALAADNNGFHTGSVWYRGHFTGEATGVKLAATTGKAGEWLVWLNGRFLGDTRDKSRTFGFPAGAVRRGGDNVLSVLTVNMGHNMDFHSNDSHKEPRGLTSAALQGSARALTWRVQGGRPDPVRGPLNAGGLHGERQGFHLPAYDASRWPSVALPHPDRTPGVSWYRTSLALALPAHQDVPLSLVIDRERSRHYRALIYVNGWMIGQYVSDLGPQQAFPVPSGLLRTNGRNEVAVAVVNADARTGGLGRVTLRATGNFATP, from the coding sequence ATGGCCACGCGGCGACGGGTTCCCAGAGCGATGGCGGCGGCCTTGCTGGGGGCGGCCATGCTGGCCGCCGCCGCGCCCTGCGCGGCGCCGAAGGCGAAGGCGGCGCACACGATCGCGTACGACGAACACTCGTACATGATCGACGGGAAGCGGCTCTACGTCTGGTCCGGGGAGTTCCACTACTGGCGGCTGCCCAGCCCCGCCGCCTGGCGGGACGTGCTGCAGAAGATGAAGGCGGGCGGCTTCAACGCCACCTCGATCTACTTCGACTGGGGCTTCCACTCCCCCGCCCGGGGCGAGTACGACTTCACGGGGATCCGGGACGTGGACCGGCTCCTCGACATGGCCGCCGAGGTCGGGATCTACGTCATCGCCCGCCCGGGGCCGTACATCAACGCCGAGACCGACGGCGGGGGCTTCCCGGGCTGGCTGAGCACCCAGAAGGGCCACGCCCGCAGCACGGCTCCGGACTACCTCGCGGCGGCGGACGAGTGGCTGTCGCGCATCGACCCGCTCATCGCACGGCACCAGCTCGCGGACGGCCGGGGCACGGTCATCGCGTACCAGGTGGAGAACGAGCTCTACACGGACACCCCGGACGGCCACGCGTACATCCGGCACCTCGTGGCGAAGGCGAAGGCGGACGGGATCACGGTCCCGCTGCTGGGCAACCACAAGGGGGTCTTCACCCGTGAGCTGGACATCGACGGGTACGACCGCTATCCGCAGGAGTTCGACTGCTCGCATCCGGACGTGTGGAGCCCGCTGCCGGACATGGCGTTCGCGCACAACAAGGGCGAGCCGCTCTATCTCCCAGAGTTCCAGGGCGGGGCGTTCGACCCGTGGGGCGGGGTCGGCTACGACAAGTGCCGGCAACTGACGAACGGCGACTTCGAGAAGGCGGCGTACGAGAACAACATCGCGTCGGGCTCGACCATGCAGAACTTCTACATGGTCCACGGCGGCACCTCCTGGGGCTATCTGGCGGCGCCGAGCCAGGTCTACAGCTCGTACGACTACGGGGCGCCGATCAGCGAGGACCGGCGGCTGACGGAGAAGTACCTGGTCGACAAGCGGCTCGGCTACCTGGTGCAGGCGGTGGCGCCGCTGACGCGGACGGACGCGGTGGGCGACCGGACGACGGGCGCGGTGCTGGAGCGCGTACGCCGCGATCCGGCGACCGGGACGGTGGTCACGGTCGTCCGGCACAAGGATGTGAACGACAAGTCGACCGACAGCGTGCGGATCGCGCTGGGCGCGCACCGGGACGTGCCGGTGGTGATCGCGGGGCGGGACTCCAAGCTGCTGGTGTCGGACTACCCGATGGACCACCAGCGGCTGGAGTACTCGACATCGGAGATCATGACGCACGGGGCCTTCGGCGACCGGGACCTCGCGCTGCTGTACGGCCGCCGGGGACAGGCCGGACGGACGGTACTGCGCTACGCGGCCGAGCCCAAGGTCACGGTACTCGCGGGCGACGTACAGCACCGGTGGGCGGACGGGACGCTGCGGCTGGACTACACCCACCGGGGGCTGGCGAAGGTCCTGGTCGAGCCGCCCGGCGGCGGCACGCCGCTGCTGCTCCTGCTCGCGGACGACGCGACCGCCGACACCTTCTGGCGGCAGGACACCGCCCGGGGCCCGGTGCTGGTGCGGGGGCCCGAGCTGGTGCGGACGGCCAGGTACGAGGGCGGTGAGCTGCGGCTGACCGGGGACACCGACCGCGCCACCGCGATCGAGGTCTTCGACGGCGGCCGGGCGACGTCCGTGACCTGGAACGGCCGCGCGGTGACCGGCGGGCGGCTCGCGGGGCCGGCCCCGGTGACGCTGCCCGCGCTCACCGGCTGGCGGTTCACCCGTGACACCCCGGAGGCCGGGCCCGCGTACGACGACTCGGGCTGGCGCACGGCCGCGCCCGGCGCGCTCGCCGCCGACAACAACGGCTTCCACACCGGCTCGGTCTGGTACCGGGGCCACTTCACGGGCGAGGCGACGGGCGTGAAGCTGGCGGCGACCACAGGCAAGGCGGGCGAGTGGCTGGTGTGGCTCAACGGCCGCTTCCTGGGCGACACGCGCGACAAGTCCAGGACCTTCGGCTTCCCGGCGGGCGCGGTCCGGCGCGGCGGAGACAACGTGCTGTCGGTCCTGACCGTCAACATGGGCCACAACATGGACTTCCACTCCAACGACTCCCACAAGGAGCCGCGCGGCCTGACCTCGGCCGCCCTCCAGGGCTCCGCCCGCGCCCTCACCTGGCGCGTCCAGGGCGGCCGCCCGGACCCCGTGCGCGGCCCCCTCAACGCGGGCGGCCTGCACGGCGAGCGGCAGGGCTTCCACCTCCCCGCGTACGACGCCTCGCGGTGGCCCTCCGTGGCGCTCCCGCACCCCGACCGCACCCCGGGCGTCTCCTGGTACCGCACCTCGCTCGCGCTCGCTCTCCCCGCCCACCAGGACGTCCCGCTCAGCCTCGTCATCGACCGGGAACGCTCGCGTCACTACCGGGCGCTCATCTACGTCAACGGCTGGATGATCGGCCAGTACGTCAGCGACCTCGGGCCCCAGCAGGCCTTCCCGGTACCGTCGGGGCTGCTGCGCACCAACGGCCGCAACGAGGTGGCGGTCGCCGTGGTCAACGCGGACGCCCGCACGGGCGGGCTGGGCCGGGTCACCCTGCGGGCGACCGGCAACTTCGCGACCCCGTAG
- a CDS encoding HRDC domain-containing protein has translation MTDARETATEAAPAPVPLLDPREGIPPVTASPEALADIVAAFATGTGPVAVDAERASGYRYGQRAYLVQLRRAGAGTALIDPVGCPDLSSLGAALNGTEWVLHAATQDLPCLEETGMRPARLFDTELAGRLAGFARVGLGAMVESVLGYTLEKGHSAVDWSTRPLPEPWLRYATLDVELLVDLRDALEEELAAQGKLDWALQEFAAIAAAPAPPPRVDPWRRTSGMHKVRRRRQIGVVRDLWLLRDRIARERDVSPGRVLTDAAIVAAALELPPNSHALAALPGFGHRMGRRQLDQWQAAIDHVRALPERELPQPGPAYTGPPPPRAWADKDPAAAARLSAARAAVSALAEELNLPQENLITPDTVRRLCWDPPSEASDASVAQILTGLGARAWQVEQVTPLLTAALAVQAPAG, from the coding sequence GTGACCGACGCCAGAGAGACCGCAACTGAAGCAGCCCCGGCGCCGGTCCCGCTGCTGGACCCGCGCGAGGGAATCCCGCCGGTGACCGCCAGCCCGGAGGCGCTCGCCGACATCGTCGCGGCCTTCGCCACGGGCACCGGACCTGTCGCCGTCGACGCCGAGCGCGCTTCCGGTTACCGCTACGGACAGCGGGCCTACCTGGTCCAGCTGCGCCGCGCCGGAGCAGGGACCGCGCTGATCGACCCCGTGGGGTGCCCCGACCTTTCCTCGCTGGGCGCCGCCCTGAACGGGACGGAATGGGTGCTCCACGCCGCCACCCAGGACCTGCCCTGCCTGGAGGAGACCGGTATGCGGCCGGCCCGCCTGTTCGACACCGAGCTGGCCGGCCGGCTGGCCGGATTCGCCCGCGTCGGGCTCGGCGCCATGGTCGAGAGCGTGCTGGGCTACACCCTGGAGAAGGGCCACTCGGCGGTCGACTGGTCCACCCGGCCGCTCCCCGAGCCCTGGCTGCGCTACGCCACCCTCGACGTCGAGCTGCTCGTCGACCTGCGCGACGCGCTGGAGGAGGAGCTGGCCGCCCAGGGCAAGCTGGACTGGGCCCTCCAGGAGTTCGCCGCGATCGCCGCCGCCCCGGCGCCCCCGCCGCGCGTCGACCCGTGGCGGCGTACGTCCGGGATGCACAAGGTCCGGCGGCGGCGCCAGATCGGCGTCGTACGGGACCTGTGGCTGCTGCGGGACCGCATCGCCCGCGAGCGGGACGTCTCGCCCGGCCGCGTCCTCACCGACGCGGCGATCGTGGCCGCCGCGCTGGAGCTGCCGCCCAACTCCCACGCCCTCGCCGCGCTTCCCGGCTTCGGCCACCGCATGGGCCGCCGCCAGCTCGACCAGTGGCAGGCCGCGATCGACCACGTCCGCGCACTCCCCGAGCGCGAGCTCCCCCAGCCCGGTCCCGCCTACACCGGCCCCCCGCCCCCGCGCGCCTGGGCCGACAAGGACCCGGCCGCCGCCGCCCGCCTCTCGGCGGCCCGCGCCGCGGTCTCCGCTCTCGCGGAGGAGCTCAACCTCCCCCAGGAAAACCTCATCACCCCCGACACCGTCCGCCGCCTCTGCTGGGACCCGCCCTCCGAGGCCTCCGACGCCTCCGTCGCCCAGATCCTGACCGGCCTCGGCGCCCGCGCCTGGCAGGTCGAACAGGTCACGCCGCTTCTGACGGCCGCGCTGGCCGTCCAGGCGCCGGCAGGGTAG
- a CDS encoding response regulator transcription factor: MSVLLEHPTSLVAYRPNKPTAMVVVADPRVRSTVTRHLWALGVRDVIEASSIAEARPRVGTPRDICVADVHLPDGSGLTLLAETRAAGWPNGLALSAADDIGAVRNALAGGVKGYVVTGTRNNLGLPGRPGASPIGAAGQRIQRRPPGAPGHGGGYRELSGREVEVLRLVAEGQSNKAIGVSMGLSALTVKSHLARIARKLGTGDRAGMVAVALRTGIIH, translated from the coding sequence GTGTCGGTTCTTCTCGAACACCCCACAAGCCTGGTCGCCTACCGCCCGAACAAGCCGACCGCCATGGTGGTCGTCGCCGATCCCCGCGTCCGCTCCACCGTGACCCGCCACCTCTGGGCGCTCGGTGTACGCGACGTGATCGAGGCGTCGTCCATCGCGGAGGCTCGGCCCCGGGTCGGCACCCCCCGTGACATCTGCGTGGCCGACGTCCACCTCCCCGACGGCTCCGGCCTCACCCTGCTGGCCGAAACCAGGGCGGCCGGCTGGCCCAACGGCCTCGCCCTCTCCGCCGCCGACGACATCGGAGCCGTACGCAACGCCCTGGCGGGCGGCGTGAAGGGCTACGTCGTCACCGGCACCCGCAACAACCTCGGCCTCCCCGGCCGTCCCGGCGCCTCCCCCATCGGCGCGGCCGGGCAGCGCATCCAGCGCCGCCCGCCCGGCGCCCCGGGCCACGGCGGCGGCTACCGCGAGCTGTCCGGCCGCGAGGTCGAGGTGCTGCGGCTGGTCGCGGAGGGCCAGTCCAACAAGGCCATCGGCGTCTCCATGGGGCTGTCCGCCCTCACGGTGAAGAGCCACCTGGCGCGGATCGCCCGCAAGCTCGGCACGGGCGACCGGGCCGGGATGGTCGCGGTGGCTCTGCGTACCGGAATCATCCACTGA